The Sediminicola sp. YIK13 genomic sequence TATTAAATGAACCGGAGGATTATGCTGGTTTTTATATATCTGGAAGTCAATTGTTTATAAATGGCAAATTTTTGGGGGTGGATAAGTTTGTTAAAGCACCATAAGATTGCATCCCCTAATGTCCGAATTGTCAAAACGACCCAAAACTTCAAAACTCCCGTTGGGATACGCCTTCCCTAGATCTTGGGTGGCAATAAAGGCACAGGAATGTATGTTGGCAAGATCGATGACATTGACCCCACCCGTTTTTCCAGGAGACAGATAGGTCAAGGGATCTTCGGGATCCCTGATAAGAATTTTCATCCATGGGGGGGCATTAAAAATACCATCTCCCTTGGAGTACCCTTGGGATAAAAGCTCTGTCATGCCATATTCCGAATGTATATGTTCTACCCCAAATCCCTTTTTTAATATGGCGTGAAGTTCTTCCCGGATCATTTCCTTTCTTCTGCCTTTCATCCCGCCAGTTTCCATTACAACGGTATGCTTTAATTGAAGGGAATGTTTTTCAACCATATCCAAGAGGGCAAAGGAAACACCAATGAGCAAAATTTTGGTGCCTTTAGCATCCAGCTCCTGTATTTTTTTCTTGAGTAGATCAAGCTCGTTCAAATAAAACCCGCTTTCGGGATGTTTGCTTTTTTTGATAAGATCATCTACCATATATATTAAGGAAGATCCTTTCCGCTCCAAATAGGAAGGTAGGAGCGCCAACACACAATAATTGGAGATTTCACCATAAAAAAGCTTAAATGCATTGAGGTAGCTGTCCTCGTAAATATTAGTGTCCAAAACATAATGCTTGCTGGTGATACTGCCCGTGGTACCGCTACTTGTAAATATGGTTTTTGGGATTTTGGAAGTGGAAACTATTTTTTTGGATTTAAAAAAATCAATGGGCAAAAAGGGAACATCTTTCAAATGGGTTACATTGTTCTGGTTTTTCCCCAATAGAGAACAAAACTTATGGTAAACCGCATTGTTTTTGTATTGGTAGCTAAAAGCTTCCAGTGCTTTTGCCTGAAATTCGTCGGAACTTTTTAATTCGAAGATGCTTTGGAAGTCCATGGTCAATGTTAAAAGAACAAAAGTAAGGATACCTTTGTTGGTGTAAAATAAAAAAAGCCCCTTTTGTAGGGGCTTCATTGATTAAGTTACATGGGGTAGTTTATTTTACGACCAATTTCCTGGTCATCGTTTGATTGTTTTCTGTGATTTGAAGTACATATACGCCAGGGATCAAGCGGGATATATTTAATGAATTTGTAGCTATCCTGTCCTTTAGGACCACGGCCCCAAATACATCGTATACCACTATATCCTTGGTATCGTTCATTTTAGTTGATACATAGACCACATCATCAAAGGCCGGGTTTGGATATAATTTAAATCCAGTAATTTCGGCATTCTTGGGAGTTTTAATATCAACCATTTCTTGTGCTGAAAGCAAAAAGCTAAACGTAAGTAAAATGGTGAGGTAAATTCTTTTCATGTAAGCCAATTTGGGATGTTGACTGTAAATGTAAGTAAGTAGAATTCTTTCGAACACTATTTGTTGTGAAACACCGAATTTTGTAGGTGAAAGGGATTTTTTAACAGAGAGAAGGGTTGTAAGATGCTAAAAAGCAGGTAAATAACGTCTAAAAAAAAAGAGTACAGAGTAATTATTCGCTTATTTTACGATTAATTTTCGTGTAGCTACCTTGTCTTTTTCAAAAATTCGGATCATATATACCCCAGCATCCAAATTGCCCAGATTCAATTCTGAACCTAAAATGGTAGTTTCCAACAAACTTCCTCCAAAAACATCAAAAATCATGATTTTCTTAGGGGAATTGTCCTTAGTTTTTATAAAAACCTTACCGTTGGTCACTGGATTAGGATACACACTTAAACCTTCAATTTCCCCGGCACTGGTTTTCTGCTGGCTGAAGGCCATTGTAGAAATGAAAAAAAGAAGAATTAGGTAAAGGTGCTTCATTTATTTGGATATAGAATAAAGGTAGTAATTTTGCCGTCCAGAAGAATACAACGATCGGGAGAAAATTAAATATAATCGATGAAATGCACAAAACGCCCTTTGTAAGGGCGTTTTTATAGAATATATGTTATTTTTTTTGATTTAATTGCTTACGGTCCAACCTGTACGCCAAGAAGAATAGTTGGTGCCTGTACCGTTACCATCCCCCGTGATAAAATCACTTTCTGTAAACGCAACCCCTGTATCATTCTTGAATTTAGTGGTCACATCGTTAAAGGTAATATCGTTCACTTTCAGGAATCCGTTGGATACCTGTGCTCCTGTTGGATTGGCATTGGCATCACCGTCCAAATCAAACGCTTCACCAAAACCGTTGATCACCATGTTGTTGAAGATTGCTTGTGTTCCAGCCCTTAATCTAACCGCTTCGTAGCTGCCGGAACTTACTGTAGTACCATCTTGTATGGTATTAGCTGACCCTTTTCCATTTATAGTGATGTTGGTCACTGTAGGAGAAGACCAAGTTAAAGGATTGGAGTTGTTCCCTATATCGGTATTATATCCATCGGCTTCGATTGCCTTGTCCCAGGCCACGCCGTTGTGCTCTATGTAAACATTAGTGATGGTTCCAGACCAACCTTCGGTCCAATCCAGAGAATCATCTTGCGCATTTAATATAGAAACGAAACTTACATTTACAGTTCCTCCGAAGAACTCAAATCCATCGTCTTTTCCTTCATACATTTGAACATATTCCACGACAGTTCCGTTGCCCACACCGTAGAAAGAGAATCCATTGTTTTCAGATTGCCCGTCAGCAGAACCACCTGAATATTGAACCCTCACGTATCTCAGAGACCCAGAATTATCTGCGGCATTGGTTCCGCCGTAAGGTAATCCTGCAATTTCGGAGGTAGATGTGGCTGTTCCAGAAACAGAGTTTACAGGTGCCTTACCCAACAAGATAAGTCCTCCCCAGTCACCCGCTTTTGGATTTTCGGAGGCAGAGGTGAAAATGATAGGGGCATTTTGTGTGCCATTGGCAATGATCTGTGCTCCTTGGGCAATCGCTAGATAAACATCGGAGCCTGTGGCAGATGCCCTAATGGTCATCCCAGCCGGAATGGTGAGAATAGTGCCAGATTCCATGATCATAGGCCCGTTAAGCACATAGGTGTTTGCGCTATCAAGGGTCAGATCGCTGGTATAACTTCCATCAAGTAAGATAGTTTCACTGGTATTGGGAGTTTCTCCACCTGTTGTATTGTTAATGGTGGTGTTGATGATGATATCTGAGGTGTCATCTTCCGCACATGAATTTAGAAGTGCAGAAAAAACGGCAATACTTAAAAATAACTTAGTTTTCATTTCGTTCGATTTTAATTTTTAGTCTTAATTTTAATGGTTTAAAAGGAATATTTTATAGAAAGCCCCAAATCCACACCGCGCTTAAAGTCTTGGAGAATGATATTTTGACCATTGGTGATCTCTCTATTTATTTCAAAAGTGGGATCCAAAATATTTTTGGCGTTTAGGTTTACCTCCAAATGATCCCCAAAAGTGTTTTTCCACACCAGGTCCAATGTTGGGATACCTTTTTCAATGATATTTCCAAGCTGTCCAGATCCCAATGCAAATATTCGGTCAGAAAAGTAATTACCTACTAAGTTGATCACCGGGCTATAATTTCCAAATGTTGGACTCCAGTTGAGATCAGCATTGGCAATTAATGGAGAAGAACCTTGTAATTCATCACTATCCCTATTGAAGGTGGTACTGTATGAGCCACTGATTTCACTGTACAAATCTTGTTTTGTGTGTATGTAGGAAACATTTAACCCGAATGTTAGCTCTGGTTGTTGCTCATCGTTCAAGAGGATATTTTTCCGCAACTCTAGTTCTGCTCCAAAGACATCAGCCTTTTTACCTGTTCTAAAATAACGTTGTGTTCCTGTAGCATCATTTGCCACTACCAAGTTAATAGGGTCTTGTATTTGTTTGGCAAAACCACCAATGGAAAGGATTTCGTTTCTACTAAAGAACCATTCATATTTTAGGTCAAGATTCAAGATATTTGAATATGAAACATCTTCCACATTGTTGTAGTTGATAGTAGCGATGTTCTGTCTTCCCAAAACATCAGGATTACCACCAATTCTCTGTGTTACACCTTCATACACGAACGGGGCCATTTCCTTAAATTCCGGAAAGGAAACGGTTTGACTTCCTGACAATCTAATGTTCTGGTCCTCATTTACCGTAT encodes the following:
- a CDS encoding T9SS type A sorting domain-containing protein produces the protein MKRIYLTILLTFSFLLSAQEMVDIKTPKNAEITGFKLYPNPAFDDVVYVSTKMNDTKDIVVYDVFGAVVLKDRIATNSLNISRLIPGVYVLQITENNQTMTRKLVVK
- a CDS encoding T9SS type A sorting domain-containing protein, with the protein product MKHLYLILLFFISTMAFSQQKTSAGEIEGLSVYPNPVTNGKVFIKTKDNSPKKIMIFDVFGGSLLETTILGSELNLGNLDAGVYMIRIFEKDKVATRKLIVK
- a CDS encoding LuxE/PaaK family acyltransferase is translated as MDFQSIFELKSSDEFQAKALEAFSYQYKNNAVYHKFCSLLGKNQNNVTHLKDVPFLPIDFFKSKKIVSTSKIPKTIFTSSGTTGSITSKHYVLDTNIYEDSYLNAFKLFYGEISNYCVLALLPSYLERKGSSLIYMVDDLIKKSKHPESGFYLNELDLLKKKIQELDAKGTKILLIGVSFALLDMVEKHSLQLKHTVVMETGGMKGRRKEMIREELHAILKKGFGVEHIHSEYGMTELLSQGYSKGDGIFNAPPWMKILIRDPEDPLTYLSPGKTGGVNVIDLANIHSCAFIATQDLGKAYPNGSFEVLGRFDNSDIRGCNLMVL